From the genome of Ralstonia pickettii, one region includes:
- a CDS encoding porin encodes MTISIRSIPLSAVALSALLACGPAHAQSSVTLYGVMETGLRYSTNNDADGHGKAEMAGGYYSGSRFGIRGSEDLGNGLKAVFHLVSGFAPDTGVGSTNDMGLGGYKPTTPATSRLFGRQAYVGLEGGFGSLTFGRQENLVFNTAGQYDALSIGNLGATAWHVTATGVRIDNSVKYVGDFNGWRPGVMVGMGEQAGAFSAGNYSALSLNYASGPFAFGGAWEQQKDLQSVGTRTWTTGGSVQVGPAKLMLGYINYRDGTPTKNDLILGGVKYDFSGQYNLVVGGMATRQRDPDGLRYTAYAIMNYVVSKRTWLYVGMDYTHQKDAGTVLAAALPKASQTGVMVGMRHGF; translated from the coding sequence ATGACCATTTCGATCCGTTCCATTCCGCTGTCGGCCGTTGCACTGTCGGCGCTGCTGGCCTGCGGCCCCGCGCACGCGCAATCGAGCGTCACGCTGTACGGCGTGATGGAAACCGGCCTGCGCTACAGCACCAACAACGACGCCGACGGCCACGGCAAGGCCGAGATGGCGGGCGGCTACTACAGCGGCAGCCGCTTCGGCATTCGCGGGTCGGAAGACCTGGGCAACGGGCTGAAGGCCGTGTTCCACCTGGTCAGCGGTTTCGCGCCGGACACGGGCGTGGGGTCCACCAACGACATGGGCCTGGGTGGCTACAAGCCGACCACGCCTGCCACCTCGCGCCTGTTCGGGCGCCAGGCGTATGTCGGGCTGGAGGGCGGGTTCGGCTCGCTGACGTTCGGCCGGCAGGAGAACCTCGTCTTCAACACGGCCGGGCAGTACGACGCGCTTTCGATCGGCAACCTCGGCGCAACCGCCTGGCACGTGACGGCCACCGGCGTGCGCATCGACAACTCGGTCAAGTACGTGGGCGATTTCAACGGCTGGCGCCCGGGCGTGATGGTCGGCATGGGCGAGCAGGCAGGGGCGTTCTCGGCGGGCAACTACAGCGCGCTGTCGCTCAACTACGCCAGCGGCCCGTTCGCGTTCGGCGGCGCATGGGAGCAGCAGAAAGACCTGCAATCGGTCGGCACCCGCACGTGGACGACCGGCGGCAGCGTGCAGGTCGGCCCCGCAAAACTGATGCTCGGCTACATCAACTACCGCGACGGCACGCCTACCAAGAACGACCTCATCCTCGGCGGCGTGAAATACGACTTCAGCGGCCAGTACAACCTCGTGGTGGGCGGCATGGCCACGCGCCAGCGCGACCCCGACGGCCTGCGCTACACGGCCTACGCGATCATGAATTACGTGGTCAGCAAGCGCACGTGGCTGTACGTCGGCATGGACTACACCCATCAGAAAGACGCCGGCACCGTCCTTGCAGCCGCACTGCCGAAAGCCTCGCAGACCGGCGTCATGGTCGGCATGCGCCACGGCTTCTAA
- a CDS encoding mechanosensitive ion channel family protein: MRTHFLFWTRRLWPLASFLLLLMAGVANVADAAPESFAKLAGLPTSTTSASAPAADPAQTRQSLDTVITLLNNDQQRTALVNELKQLRDGMSAQQKVQAEQAPGLLGAVASLIENGSLQADVEAGAPRYWLRRIEAASGNASLLVAPDKRMPLVADFASTVGIWAAIAAGLLGLGWLIRRVFGLTAGLGPHPTTRALLIDAARKIGPWAISFAVIMRLGRDASPGFVLALVLAYAIVWGAIITAGVAMLFSLFSGSAHRRVAVEYLFKHGMWPIFLTASLGACGDALVDPRVALVLGGSLCLLLATVCNVVASLMLAVGALWARRPIGQLIANRPLELRSGEHTGNQVRRLLAAFWPVPVLVLAGTTVTATLTTPDNVDVVARRAVMTSLLLVAAFFLSALVRPRANWRAHLRLTRSSPYLERLKHFVGALIKLVIWIAFLELVLRVWDHTLVEVTHSSVNGKRIADALVGLIGTVFATWLVWILLDTAILRALSPASARAQPSTRALTILPLLRNGLKVTLVVTASIGVLANLGVNVTPLVAGAGVIGLAVGFGAQSLAQDFITGIFILMEDTISVGDVVDVGVATGSVINLTIRTVRLRDGTGAVLSIPFSQIKTVRNLSRDYSFADFEVRVAMEAEPQQAIDLVRTAADQIAGEPRFAYTLLGGAEIFGLDRFEGGAMIVKGRFKTRPQKQADVLRAFNVVLKDAFDEAHVPLAAPGTVLRTSAALEEWMARVAPEKEASASSNEPPAAAPA, encoded by the coding sequence ATGCGCACTCATTTTCTTTTCTGGACGCGGCGGCTGTGGCCGCTCGCATCGTTCCTGCTCCTGCTGATGGCAGGTGTCGCCAACGTGGCCGATGCGGCGCCGGAGTCGTTTGCCAAGCTGGCCGGGCTGCCGACTTCCACCACCAGCGCATCCGCGCCAGCGGCGGACCCGGCGCAGACGCGCCAATCGCTCGACACCGTCATCACGCTGCTCAACAACGACCAGCAGCGCACGGCCCTCGTCAATGAACTGAAGCAGTTGCGCGACGGCATGAGCGCGCAGCAGAAGGTGCAGGCCGAACAGGCGCCGGGTTTGCTTGGCGCGGTGGCCTCGCTCATCGAGAACGGCTCGCTGCAGGCCGATGTGGAAGCCGGTGCGCCGCGCTACTGGCTGCGCCGCATCGAGGCCGCGAGCGGTAACGCGAGCCTGCTGGTCGCGCCAGACAAGCGCATGCCGCTGGTTGCCGACTTTGCGAGCACGGTTGGCATCTGGGCGGCCATTGCCGCTGGCCTGCTCGGCCTTGGTTGGCTGATCCGCCGCGTCTTTGGCCTCACAGCGGGCCTCGGGCCCCATCCGACCACGCGCGCGTTGTTGATCGACGCGGCGCGCAAGATCGGTCCATGGGCGATTTCCTTTGCCGTCATCATGCGGCTGGGGCGCGATGCTTCCCCCGGCTTTGTCCTGGCGTTGGTGTTGGCCTACGCCATCGTATGGGGCGCGATCATCACGGCGGGCGTGGCGATGCTGTTCTCGCTGTTTTCCGGCAGCGCGCACCGGCGCGTGGCGGTCGAATATCTGTTCAAGCACGGCATGTGGCCGATCTTTCTGACGGCCAGCCTGGGCGCCTGCGGCGATGCACTGGTCGACCCGCGCGTGGCGTTGGTGCTGGGCGGCTCGCTCTGTCTGCTGCTGGCCACGGTGTGCAACGTGGTGGCGTCATTGATGCTGGCGGTAGGGGCGCTGTGGGCGCGCCGGCCCATCGGTCAGTTGATCGCCAATCGCCCGCTGGAACTGCGCAGCGGCGAGCACACGGGCAATCAGGTTCGCCGCCTGCTGGCCGCGTTCTGGCCGGTGCCGGTGCTGGTGCTGGCCGGCACCACCGTCACCGCCACGCTGACGACGCCCGACAACGTTGACGTTGTGGCGCGCCGCGCCGTGATGACGTCGCTGCTGCTGGTGGCCGCTTTTTTCCTGTCGGCGCTGGTCCGCCCGCGCGCGAATTGGCGCGCGCACCTGCGTCTGACGCGCAGCTCGCCTTATCTCGAGCGGCTCAAGCATTTTGTCGGCGCGCTGATCAAGCTCGTCATCTGGATCGCCTTTCTTGAACTGGTGTTGCGCGTGTGGGACCACACGCTGGTGGAGGTCACGCACAGTTCGGTCAATGGCAAGCGCATCGCCGATGCCTTGGTTGGCCTGATCGGCACCGTGTTTGCCACCTGGCTCGTCTGGATCCTGCTCGACACGGCGATCCTGCGGGCACTGTCGCCGGCATCCGCACGGGCGCAGCCCAGCACGCGTGCACTGACCATCCTCCCGCTGCTGCGCAATGGCTTGAAGGTGACGCTGGTGGTGACGGCCAGCATCGGCGTGCTGGCCAATCTGGGCGTGAACGTGACGCCGCTGGTGGCCGGAGCTGGCGTGATCGGCCTGGCGGTGGGGTTTGGGGCGCAGTCGCTGGCGCAGGACTTCATCACGGGCATCTTCATCCTGATGGAAGACACGATCAGCGTGGGCGATGTGGTGGACGTGGGGGTGGCCACGGGCTCCGTCATCAACCTGACCATCCGCACGGTGCGGCTGCGCGATGGCACGGGTGCGGTGCTGTCGATTCCGTTCAGCCAGATCAAGACCGTGCGCAATCTCTCGCGCGATTACTCCTTTGCCGACTTTGAAGTGCGCGTGGCGATGGAGGCCGAACCGCAGCAGGCGATCGACCTCGTGCGCACGGCGGCTGACCAGATCGCGGGTGAGCCGCGCTTTGCCTACACGCTGCTCGGCGGTGCGGAAATCTTCGGGCTGGACCGTTTCGAAGGTGGGGCGATGATCGTCAAGGGGCGGTTCAAGACGCGCCCGCAGAAGCAGGCGGATGTGCTGCGGGCGTTCAACGTTGTGCTCAAGGATGCGTTCGACGAGGCGCACGTGCCGCTGGCGGCGCCGGGGACGGTGTTGCGGACTTCGGCGGCGTTGGAGGAGTGGATGGCGCGGGTGGCGCCGGAGAAAGAGGCATCGGCTTCTTCCAATGAGCCACCTGCTGCTGCGCCGGCGTAA